GCTGTGGCCGGTCGTCGTCCGCGCCGCGGGTGCTCACGAACGCGAGGTGTGAGCCGTCGGGGCTCCACCGCGGTTCGCTGTCGACGCCTTCGCTGACGGTGAACTGTTTCGGCTCGTCCCCACCGAAGGGGACGACGTACACCGTCGCCTCGTAGGATTCGTCGTCGTCGGGGACTTTCCGGACGAACGCGACGCGGTCGCCGTCGGGGGAGAGCTGTGGGTCTGCCACCTGGACGATGTCGTGGTAGTCGGACGTGGCGATCGTCTGCATGACCGGCGTCACCCACGCTCGCGGGTTAGGTGTTTCGATTCGTAGGAGCCGGAATCGAACCGTCGGCCGATACCGAAGACAGTCACCAGCGGCCGAAGTATACGATTGCGCGGTAAAATAGCGTGTAAGACAATCCTTCCACGGTGAAGTCGACGTCTAATTAAATGTTATTACGACGAACCGGATGTCGAGGTTATGGAACGAAACATCAAGCGCCGCAGGATTATCACGGCGGCCGGAGTTGTTGGCATCGCGACAATTGCAGGGTGTGTCGGCGAAGAAGCGACCGACGACGACGGCGGCGGCGACGACGATGGTGACCAGGTCAACGGCGACGACGATGGCGAGGACAACGGTGACGATACCGGCGACGACGACGAGATTACCGAAGACGAGTTCGAAGACGCCGAACCGGACGAGGACGGCGAGGTGATCGTCTGGCACGCCGGCGGTACCGGCGGGACGTACTTCCCGCTGTCGGGTGAGTTCAAGTCGATCGTCGAGGCGAACACACCACACGGCTTACAGGTCCAGTCGACCGGGGCGAGCGTCGCGAACGTCGGCTCGCTCGAGCGCGAGGAGGCCGACTTCGCCCTGATCCAGAACGACATCGCGTACTTCGCGTACAACGGGACCGGCATCGAGGAGTTCGAGGACGCGGCGGTCGAGAACCTCCAGGGCGTCGCGACGCTGTACCCCGAGACGATCCACGTCATCACGCAGGCGGACTCTGGTATCGAGACCATCGAGGACCTCGAGGGCGCGACGATCAACACGGGCGACCTCGGCAGCGGCACGCAGGTCAACGCCCTCCAGATCCTCGAGTCGGCGGGGATCGACGACTTCGACGAGGAGAACACCGACTTCGCGACAGCGACCGACCAGATCCGCGACGGCGACATCGACGCCTCGTTCATCGTCGGCGGCGCGCCCGTCGGCGCGGTCGAGGAGCTCGCGACGACCGAGGACATCGCCCTGGTCGAGGTCGCCGGCGACCTGCGAGAACAGATCAAAGCCGACGCCGAGTGGCTGGCCGACGACACCGTCGAAGGTGGCACCTACGAGGGCGTCGACGACGACGTCGAGACGGTGTCGGTTCAGGCGATGATCGCGACCCACGAGGGCGTCGACGAGGGAATCGTCGAGGAGATCACCGAGGCGATCTTCGAGAACACCGGCGACCTCACGATCGAATCCGAGGCGATCTCGGCCGACACCGCCCAGGACGGGATGCCGATCGACCTGCATCCCGGTGCAGAGACGTACTTCGACTGACGCAGCCGGCGTGTCCGGCAACAGGTCTGCCCCCGGTTCGAACTGAGCACGAGACGTTCAGCCCCGTGACTGGCAACTCCCATCCGATATCGTTCACCACGCCCAGGCCCGCGAGACCGGTGACGCCGCCAGCGACCTGCGTGAGCTGGTGGGTCTCGGCACCGTCGGTCGTACCCGATGGACGACGGGCCGGGAATAGAATGCGAAAGGATCTCTTGCAGTGAACAGTACAGATGAGCAGATATTACTACGTCGAACGCAGTAGTGGGTGCATGGTGCAACACATCAAGCGCCGCCGCTTCATCGCGGCGACAGGAGCTGCTGGACTGGCAACGATCGCGGGCTGTATCGGTGAAGACGCCGAGGACGATGACAGTGGCAACGGCGACGAGAACGGCGACGACGACGAGCTCACCGAAGACGAGTTCGAAGACGCCGAACCGGACGAGGGCGGCGAAGTGATCGTCTGGCACGCCGGCGGCACCGGCGGGACGTACTTCCCGCTGTCGGGTGAGTTCAAGTCGATCGTCGAGGCGAACTCACCCCACGGCCTGCAGGTCCAGTCGACCGGGGCGAGCGTCGCGAACGTCGGCTCGCTCGAGCGCGAGGAGGCCGACTTCGCCCTGATCCAGAACGACATCGCGTACTTCGCGTACAACGGAACCGGCATCGAGGAGTTCGAGGATGCGTCGGTCGAGAACCTCCGGGGCGTCGCGACGCTGTACCCGGAGACGATCCACATCATCACGCAGGCGGATTCGGGCATCGAGACGGTCGAGGACCTTGAGGGCGCGACGGTCAACACGGGCGACCTCGGCAGCGGCACGCAGGTCAACGCCCTCCAGATCCTCGAGTCGGCGGGGATCGAGGACTTCGACGAGGAGAACACCGACTTCGCGACGGCGACCGACCAGATCCGCGACGGTGACATCGACGCCTCGTTCATCGTCGGCGGCGCGCCCGTCGGCGCGGTCGAGGAGCTCGCGACGACGGAGGATATCTCCCTGGTCGAAGTCTCGGGCGACCTTCGAGAACAGATCAAAGCCGACGCCGAGTGGCTGGCCGACGACACCGTCGCGGGCGGTACCTACGAGGGCGTCGACGACGACGTCGAGACGGTGTCGGTCCAGGCGATGATCGCGACCCACGAGGGCGTCGACGAAGGGATCGTCGAGGAAGTGACCGAGGCGATCTTCGAGAACACCGGCGACCTCACGATCGAGTCCGAGGCAATCTCGGCCGACTCCGCCCAGGACGGGATGCCGATCGACCTGCACCCGGGCGCAGCAGCGTACTTCGGCTGAGTCGTTCACCCTATCGATAAGCTAGCACCGTGACCGACCACCACGACGGCACGCCGCCGAACACCACACGGCTCCGGCGACGGACCATCGTCGCCGCGCTCGCTTCGCTCCCGCTCGGAGCCGGGGCGGTAGCCGTCGCCCGTTCGTCCGATCGGACCCTCGTCGTCGCCGACGCGGACTCCGGGGACCGACTGCTCGAGCAGCCGGTCGACGACGGCGAAACCGTCGTGCTGGCGTACACCCACAGCGTCGAGAAGACCCCGGTTCGGGACGTCTACGAGGTCGACGACGACGCGCTCAGGATGGTGCGGATGGAATTTTCCTCGTTCGGTGCCGGGTTGCCGACAGACGACGTCGAACGGACCGACGAGGGCTTCGTCGTTCACCGTGACGACCGCTACGAGCAGCTGTCCGTCGCTCCCAGGACGATCGCGGGTCACGAACTCGTCGTCGGCGAGACCAGGTACGATCTGGTAGCGATCGCCGACGATCGCGTCACGATTTCGATCGCATTCGATCGGTTCTTGAGTGCCGACCGTTTCGCACACGATATGAGCGTTCTCGACACGACAGACGGACTCGCCAGCGACGTCGACAACGGGGTGAGTCGACGACCGTGAGCGACGACGTGAACGAGCGAGGGAGACGAGTAACCGACCGGGCCGAACTCTCGGAGGAAGAACGCGACGAAATTATCTCCGAGGTCACCCGCCGTCGGTCGCTCCGCGGCGTGGCGCTGGTCGTGGTGGCGGTCGTGGGGATCACGTTCTCGGCGTTCCAGCTGTGGATCGCCGCGCGGGGGACGATATTCGAGGCGACGCTCCCGCTGTTCGGGGAGTTCCGGCTCTTCGCGCTGCAACAACTCCAGGTCAACACGGTCCACGTCACCTTCGCACTGGTCCTGGCGTTCCTGTTGTTCCCCACGAGCCGCGGGGACGGCTTCGTCGTCCGTCGGCTCGCCCGGGTCGAACCCGCCGTCCGCGCCCGCTTCGGGGACGATCACCCGCTGACGCGGGCGGTGGCCCGGCTCGCCGGATTGGTCCGCTGGGCGGCGCTCGATCCGCACATGAACCGGGTCGCGCCGGTCGACGTGGCGCTGATCGGCCTCGCGCTGCTCCCGATGCACTACACGGTGACGCAGTTCGAGGAGATCCAACACATCGCCTTTCGTCGGTTCGACGACACCATCGGAGTCCACGAGATGTACCCGATCCTCACGCCGGTCGTCTCGGCGTTCGAGGCCGTCGGTGTCCCGCTGGGCGACGTCTCGTGGGCGTTCGTCCTCGGCGTCCTCGGCATCCTGCTCGTCCTCGAGGCGACCCGGCGTACCCTCGGGCTGCTGTTGATGACGCTGGTCGGCTCGTTCATCGTCTACGCGTACTGGGGCTATCTCATCCCGCGCGATTCGGCGATCGGCGCGCTGGCAATCCAGCCCGACACCTGGGCGAACATCGTCTTCAACCTCTGGTACAACGTCGAAGCCGGCGTCTTCTCGACGCCCGTCAGCGTCAGCGTCCGCTTCATCTACATCTTCATCCTCTTCGGGGCGTTCCTCGAGATGAGCGGCGCGGGCAAGTGGTTCATCGACCTCGCGTACTCCGCGACCGGCACCCGGAAGGGTGGCCCGGCGAAAGCGAGCGTCGTCTCGAGCGGGTTCATGGGGATGCTCAGTGGTTCGTCGATCGCCAACACCGTCACGACGGGCGCGTTCACGATTCCGCTGATGAAGCGATCGGGCTACTCGCCCGAGTTCTCCGGCGCGGTCGAATCCTCCTCCTCGTCGGGAGGCCAGATGCTCCCGCCGGTGATGGGGGCGGCGGCGTTCCTGATCGTCGAGTTCACGGGCTGGCCCTACGCGGACGTGATCATCGCCGCGACGCTCCCCGCGATCGCATTCTTCTTCGGAATGTGGGTAATGGTGCACTTCGAGGCCGTCCGCGGCGGGATCGGCGGCCTCCCGCGCTCTGAACTTCCCGACGTTCGCTCGAAGCTCCGCACGGGCTGGTTCTACCTGATACCGATCGTCCTGCTGGTCTACTTCCTGGTGGTCGCACGCTTCTCGATCAACCGCGCCGGCTGGTTCACGATCGTCTCGGTCGTCGCCCTGATCGCGGTCGTCGCGGCCTACGACGAGCAGACGCGGCTCCCCTTGCTGGGGTCGATCGCGGCACTCTACCTCGCCCACCTCGGGGCGTTCGTGACTGTCGGCGGCGGTCTCCTCGACGCCATCGGAGTCCTGCTCGGGACGGGGACGCCCGGCGACGGGCTCACACTCGGCGAGGCGGCGACGGCGGCCGCCGCCGATCTCGGGACGATCGCCATCCTCGTGAGCGTCGCGTTTCTGCTCGCCCGACCCGGCGCCGAGGCGCCGCTGCTCGAGCTCGAGGACGATGTCGAGGACGCCGCACGCGAGAGTGCGCGGGCGATCGGTCGGCCGGGACTGGCGGACAACGTCGCCTACCGGCTCGGGACATTTGTCCTGAAGTCGATGGATTCGGGCGCGCGAACCGCGACGACCGTCGTGATCGCCGTCGCGGCGGCCGGCGTCGTGCCGGGCGTCATCAGCGTCACGGGACTGGGCCCGAACCTCGCCGCGCTGATCGACGCCGTCAGCGGCGGGTCGATGCTGACGCTCCTCGTGCTGACCGGCATCGCGTCGATCATCTTCGGGATGGGGATGCCGACGACCGCGATGTACATCATCCTGGTCGCGATGCTCGGCGCCCCGATCGAGCAGACCGGCATCGCGATCCTCGCCGGCCACCTGTTCATCCTCTACTTCGGCCTGATGGCGGACGTGACGCCGCCGGTTGCCGTGGCCGCGTTCGCCGGCGCCGGCGTGGCGAAAGCCGAGGAGATGAAAACCGCGATTATCGCCTTCCTGCTCTCGTTGAACAAGGTACTCGTTCCGTTCGCGTTCGTCTTCTCGCCCGGGATCATGTTCCTGCGCCGAGGTGACGAGGGCTGGCGGGTGATGGGGTGGGCCGACTTTGCCGACGTCGGCTTCGTCCTCACCGAGGTCGCGATCCCGGTCGTCGGGATGTTCCTCGGCGTCTACGCGCTCGGCGTGACGATCATCGGCTACCAGTTCTCGAGTGTCAGCCAGGTGCGACGCGCGCTCTACTCGATCGCCTCGATCCTGCTGATGGTGCCGGAGATCCCCCTGCTGCTGGCCGAGGCTGTGCTCGCCCTGCTCGGCATCCCCTCGGCGCTGTTGCTCTTCTCGATCACCTTCCCGCTCCGAGTCGTCGGGCTCGTCATGCTCGTCGTCCTCACTCACGACAACCGTTCCAGATCGATCCGCGGGACTGGCGTCGAATCGACGGCGACGGCCCCGGGTGACGCCTGAGCTGTCCGGCTGCGATCAGACTCTCGGTATCCGCGTCCGTCGACTCAACACGTCGAGCACGAGACTGGCGCTCGTGGTGCACTCGGTCAGTGCCTCGAGTGACGACGCACTCACTCGAGGTCGACTCGCCCGCTCGTCGCGCTGCGGAGCCGGTCTCTGAACGCGGCCGCCTCCGCGATCGGCACCCGGACGTCGAAGTGCACGCGTTCGCCGTACTCGGCGTCGAACTGGTAGCCTTCGCTCTCGAGGATTCCCCGAACGGTTCCCGAATCGTCGTACGTGAGTTCGATCGAGATTCGCTCGTGGGGTCGCTCCTCGACCACGCCAGCCTCGTCGACGGCCTCCTTGACGGCCCGTGAGTACGCCCGGACCAGCCCCCCGACGCCGAGGTTCGTCCCGCCGTAGTAGCGCGTGACGACGACGGCGACGTTCTCGAGGTCGCGCTGGGCCAGGACGTTCAGCGCGGGCTTGCCCGCCGAGCCGGAGGGTTCGCCCTCGTCGCTCGAGTACTCCCGGAGGAAGTCGCCGTCGGCGTCGGCTCGAACGCGGTAGGCGGGGACGTTGTGGGTCGCGTCGGCGTACTCGCCCGTGACGGCGTCGACGAACGCCTCGGCCGCCTCGACGGACTCGACGGGACGGACGTGGCCGATGAACTCCGAACCCTGGACGACGAAGCTCGCGGTCGCGGGTTCGCCGACGGTTCGGTACGTCCGGCTCACGACGACGCACCCCGGCCACGCCTGTCGACCATGCCCGGCGCTACTCCGGCCGCCGAAAAGAGCCCATCGGTCCCGTCGAGCCGCACTCACTCGAGCAGTACGGTTATCCGCTCGCGACGCGCTAGTGGTTTCAGTCCGATGCGCCTCGACGTCCTCTTCCCGCTCACCCCCGTCCTCGATCGCGTCCGCCGCGTCTCCACCGTCGCGGTCGGCCTCGAGGAACCCACCTCGCCCGTCACGATCGTCCCGCTCGAGGAGGAGAACCTGCCCGCGGCGGCGCGCGTACTCGCCGCGGCGTTCGCGACCGAGGCGTTCACCGTGGCGACGTTCGACCGTTGTACCGGGCGGATCGAGGACGCACTCGAGCGGGTCGTCGAGATCCGACTGCACGCACACCTCGAGGCCAGCCAGCCCGTCTTCGTCGCGACGGTAAACGACCGGGTCGTCGGCGTCGCGGTCGTCGATCGGCCGGGGTTTACGACCTCTCGCCTGCGGATCCTGCGGCTGCTGGCCTCTCACCCGGTGACGGTTAGCCGGCTGTGTCGGCGACTCGACTGGCGCGGGAGCTACCACGTCGGGCAGACGGTGTCCCCGCCGGACGTGCTCCCGCCGGCGTCCTACACGCTCGAGGCGATCGGCGTCGACCCGGACGCCCAGGGTGAGGGCGTTGGCCGGGCGCTGCTCGAGGCCGTCCACGAGCTGGTCGAGTGTGACGTCGGGGCGTCCGGCTGTTACCTGGTCACCGCCGACGAGTCGAACCGGGTGCTGTACGAGCGATTCGGCTACGAGACGGTCGCCACGAAGCGAGCGAACGACCTGAGAGCCTACCACCTGTTCCGACCGAACCGAAACGCATGAGGAGCGCATTCGAGGAGCTGAGACGGAGCGCACCCGAACGAACCGCTGGCCCCCGGGGCGTCCGCTCTCGACTTGAGTCGATTCCCGGCCGGACGAGCGAGCCGCGAGTCCCCCCTACGAACCGTCCGATTCGACGAAGTCCCTGGTTCGGACAGCCAGTTGACAGACGCCGGCGACCGTGAACCCGAGCACGAGGCAGGCGAGCAGCGAGTACAGCGCCGCCGTGAGGACCAACGCGCTGTCGTACCGGGTGGAGAGGACGACCAGCCCGGTCCACGTCCCGAGTGTCAGTAGCGTCGTCGCCACCGCACCCAACAGGAAGTACGGCGGCCCCTCGCCTGGGCGCCTCGAGGAGGCCCGTTCACACGCCGCCTCGAACGCCTCGTCGACGTCGGCCGGCGTCTCGAGCGCGATCGCCGGTGTGACGTAGCCGACGGTCGCCCGCCAGCTCGCCGTCTCGCACACCTCGTCCCCGATCCGGCGTCGGATCGCCCCGGCGACTCTACCGAAGAACTTCGCGGTGACGCCGGTCGCCAGCGCCCGGTAGACGGCCCACCGTGCCAGCAGCCATCGCCGCTCGAGGACGGCCGACGCCGTTTCCCTCGGCGAAGGTGGCTCGCCGCGGAGCGTCCGACCGATCGAGTGGGCGATCGCGGCCTCGAACGGCAGACGAACGGCGTAGCCCGCGATCAGTGCGAAGACGCCGTACGCGGCGAGGGCGGTTAGCCCGACGCCGTAGCTGAAGACCGACCCCAGGACCACGTCGACGCCGAACGCGACGCTCGCGAGGGAGAACAGGACCCGATACCCGTACAGGAGGACGACGAGCGTGACGGCGACGCTCACGGCGGCGCCGACCGTGTAGCGGACCACGCCGGGAGACGACCGGAGGAGCGCGATGGGGCCGGGGCGATACTGTGGATCGTCGAACGACATGACACGCAACCTGCTCGTCCCGCCCGGCGAATAGTGGTTGCGTTCCTCGTCCGTCGCCCGTCACTGTCGGTCCGGGCGCACGCCGTCGGTGGCCATCGTGGAGGACCGTCGGCTGGATGGAGGACGACGTCAGAGATCGCCAGGTGAACGGACGTCGCCGTAGGTCGCTACTGCAGTCCGATCTCGCGGGCGACGTCAGTGTCCGGAATCTCGATGCCGTCCGAGACGACTCGGCCCTCGTCGTTGACCGAAACCTCTCGCTCGAGCGACCGGACGGGGCGTTCGAAGCCGACCGGCTAGACGGAATACAGTTAGGCACGGACTTCGTAGCCCCGCCCGATGAAACTGGTCGAACTCGAGTTCGTCCTCGACGCGCCGCGCGAGGAAGTCGAGGAGAAGCTCACCCCGACGGCGATCGTCGAGTACGTCGGCACGTACGACGTCGTCTCGGTCGAGGAGTCCGGTCCGGTCGACGTCCTCACCGTCGCCGCGCCGAACGACCTCGAGGGCGAACTCGCGTTCACCGAACTCGAGGGCGGCTACGCCTACGAACAGGGAGCCGTCGGACCGTTCGAATCGATGACGACGTGGGTCACGCTCGAGAACGTCGCCGACGGGACGGATCGAACGCGGATCTCGGTGCGCTCCGAGTACACCTTCGGCGGACCGCTCGCGTTCATCAAGG
This portion of the Natronobeatus ordinarius genome encodes:
- a CDS encoding TRAP transporter permease codes for the protein MSDDVNERGRRVTDRAELSEEERDEIISEVTRRRSLRGVALVVVAVVGITFSAFQLWIAARGTIFEATLPLFGEFRLFALQQLQVNTVHVTFALVLAFLLFPTSRGDGFVVRRLARVEPAVRARFGDDHPLTRAVARLAGLVRWAALDPHMNRVAPVDVALIGLALLPMHYTVTQFEEIQHIAFRRFDDTIGVHEMYPILTPVVSAFEAVGVPLGDVSWAFVLGVLGILLVLEATRRTLGLLLMTLVGSFIVYAYWGYLIPRDSAIGALAIQPDTWANIVFNLWYNVEAGVFSTPVSVSVRFIYIFILFGAFLEMSGAGKWFIDLAYSATGTRKGGPAKASVVSSGFMGMLSGSSIANTVTTGAFTIPLMKRSGYSPEFSGAVESSSSSGGQMLPPVMGAAAFLIVEFTGWPYADVIIAATLPAIAFFFGMWVMVHFEAVRGGIGGLPRSELPDVRSKLRTGWFYLIPIVLLVYFLVVARFSINRAGWFTIVSVVALIAVVAAYDEQTRLPLLGSIAALYLAHLGAFVTVGGGLLDAIGVLLGTGTPGDGLTLGEAATAAAADLGTIAILVSVAFLLARPGAEAPLLELEDDVEDAARESARAIGRPGLADNVAYRLGTFVLKSMDSGARTATTVVIAVAAAGVVPGVISVTGLGPNLAALIDAVSGGSMLTLLVLTGIASIIFGMGMPTTAMYIILVAMLGAPIEQTGIAILAGHLFILYFGLMADVTPPVAVAAFAGAGVAKAEEMKTAIIAFLLSLNKVLVPFAFVFSPGIMFLRRGDEGWRVMGWADFADVGFVLTEVAIPVVGMFLGVYALGVTIIGYQFSSVSQVRRALYSIASILLMVPEIPLLLAEAVLALLGIPSALLLFSITFPLRVVGLVMLVVLTHDNRSRSIRGTGVESTATAPGDA
- a CDS encoding IMPACT family protein; this translates as MSRTYRTVGEPATASFVVQGSEFIGHVRPVESVEAAEAFVDAVTGEYADATHNVPAYRVRADADGDFLREYSSDEGEPSGSAGKPALNVLAQRDLENVAVVVTRYYGGTNLGVGGLVRAYSRAVKEAVDEAGVVEERPHERISIELTYDDSGTVRGILESEGYQFDAEYGERVHFDVRVPIAEAAAFRDRLRSATSGRVDLE
- a CDS encoding TAXI family TRAP transporter solute-binding subunit; the protein is MERNIKRRRIITAAGVVGIATIAGCVGEEATDDDGGGDDDGDQVNGDDDGEDNGDDTGDDDEITEDEFEDAEPDEDGEVIVWHAGGTGGTYFPLSGEFKSIVEANTPHGLQVQSTGASVANVGSLEREEADFALIQNDIAYFAYNGTGIEEFEDAAVENLQGVATLYPETIHVITQADSGIETIEDLEGATINTGDLGSGTQVNALQILESAGIDDFDEENTDFATATDQIRDGDIDASFIVGGAPVGAVEELATTEDIALVEVAGDLREQIKADAEWLADDTVEGGTYEGVDDDVETVSVQAMIATHEGVDEGIVEEITEAIFENTGDLTIESEAISADTAQDGMPIDLHPGAETYFD
- a CDS encoding DUF1850 domain-containing protein, which translates into the protein MTDHHDGTPPNTTRLRRRTIVAALASLPLGAGAVAVARSSDRTLVVADADSGDRLLEQPVDDGETVVLAYTHSVEKTPVRDVYEVDDDALRMVRMEFSSFGAGLPTDDVERTDEGFVVHRDDRYEQLSVAPRTIAGHELVVGETRYDLVAIADDRVTISIAFDRFLSADRFAHDMSVLDTTDGLASDVDNGVSRRP
- a CDS encoding GNAT family N-acetyltransferase; this translates as MRLDVLFPLTPVLDRVRRVSTVAVGLEEPTSPVTIVPLEEENLPAAARVLAAAFATEAFTVATFDRCTGRIEDALERVVEIRLHAHLEASQPVFVATVNDRVVGVAVVDRPGFTTSRLRILRLLASHPVTVSRLCRRLDWRGSYHVGQTVSPPDVLPPASYTLEAIGVDPDAQGEGVGRALLEAVHELVECDVGASGCYLVTADESNRVLYERFGYETVATKRANDLRAYHLFRPNRNA
- a CDS encoding TAXI family TRAP transporter solute-binding subunit is translated as MVQHIKRRRFIAATGAAGLATIAGCIGEDAEDDDSGNGDENGDDDELTEDEFEDAEPDEGGEVIVWHAGGTGGTYFPLSGEFKSIVEANSPHGLQVQSTGASVANVGSLEREEADFALIQNDIAYFAYNGTGIEEFEDASVENLRGVATLYPETIHIITQADSGIETVEDLEGATVNTGDLGSGTQVNALQILESAGIEDFDEENTDFATATDQIRDGDIDASFIVGGAPVGAVEELATTEDISLVEVSGDLREQIKADAEWLADDTVAGGTYEGVDDDVETVSVQAMIATHEGVDEGIVEEVTEAIFENTGDLTIESEAISADSAQDGMPIDLHPGAAAYFG